A region of Apus apus isolate bApuApu2 chromosome 14, bApuApu2.pri.cur, whole genome shotgun sequence DNA encodes the following proteins:
- the PRPSAP2 gene encoding phosphoribosyl pyrophosphate synthase-associated protein 2 — protein MFCVPFTETGAIMNITKGGLVLFSANSNSSCMELSKRIAERLGVEMGKVQVYQEPNRETRVQIQESVRGKDVFIIQTVSKDVNTTIMELLIMVYACKTSCAKSIIGVIPYFPYSKQCKMRKRGSIVSKLLASMMCKAGLTHLITMDLHQKEIQGFFNIPVDNLRASPFLLQYIQEEIPDYRNAVIVAKSPASAKRAQSFAERLRLGIAVIHGEAQDAESDMVDGRHSPPTAKNVAAIHPSLEIPMLIPKEKPPITVVGDVGGRIAIIVDDIIDDVDSFLAAAETLKERGAYKIFVMATHGLLSSDAPRLIEESAIDEVVVTNTIPHEIQKLQCPKIKTVDISMILSEAIRRIHNGESMSYLFRNIGLDD, from the exons ATGTTTTGTGTGCCATTCACTGAAACTGGGGCCATCATGAATATAACCAAGGGTGGACTGGTGCTGTTTTCAGCTAATTCCAATTCATCATGCATGGAACTATCGAAGAGGATTGCTGA gCGCTTAGGAGTTGAAATGGGGAAGGTTCAGGTGTATCAGGAACCCAACAGAG AAACAAGAGTGCAGATCCAGGAGTCTGTGAGAGGAAAGGATGTATTTATCATCCAAACAGTTTCAAA GGATGTGAATACTACCATCATGGAGCTGCTGATCATGGTGTACGCCTGTAAAACCTCCTGTGCCAAAAGCATTATTGGAGTAATTCCTTACTTCCCCTACAGCAAACAGTGCAAGATGAGGAAAAGGGGCTCCATTGTCTCTAAATTACTGGCTTCAATGATGTGTAAAGCTG gactaaCTCATCTTATTACCATGGATTTACATCAGAAGGAAATACAGGGCTTCTTCAATATTCCAGTTGATAACTTGAGAGCATCTCCATTCTTACTACAGTACATCCAAGAAGAG ATACCAGACTACAGGAATGCTGTAATTGTGGCCAAATCACCTGCGTCTGCAAAGAG GGCACAATCATTCGCTGAGCGCTTGCGGTTGGGAATCGCTGTGATCCACGGGGAAGCTCAGGATGCAGAGTCTGACATGGTGGATGGTCGGCACTCACCACCCACAGCCAAAAATGTTGCTGCCATTCACCCCAGTTTGGAGATACCCA TGCTGATTCCCAAGGAAAAACCACCCATCACAGTTGTGGGAGATGTAGGAGGAAGAATAGCTATCATCGTG GATGACATCATAGATGACGTTGACAGCTTTCTTGCTGCAGCTGAGACTCTGAAGGAGAGGGGGGCCTACAAGATCTTTGTGATGGCCACACATGGCCTGTTGTCTTCAGATGCTCCCAGGCTGATAGAGGAATCTGCCATTGATGAA GTGGTTGTTACAAACACAATTCCACATGAAATACAAAAACTCCAGTGCCCCAAAATCAAGACTGTGGATATCAGCATGATCCTCTCGGAAGCCATTCGCAGGATCCATAATGGGGAGTCCATGTCGTACCTTTTCAGGAATATAGGACTGGATGATTAA